Proteins co-encoded in one Centroberyx gerrardi isolate f3 chromosome 18, fCenGer3.hap1.cur.20231027, whole genome shotgun sequence genomic window:
- the msgn1 gene encoding mesogenin-1 — translation MPPLSLDTSNMDCDMEVVTAKMLSEWKSQESAFGDEQDSLQSSSPESSLDSMCSSPEMFLCSSGHQGFKDFSFGFTGRSATPTQRQSKPKMSIKRRMKASEREKMRMRSLAEALHQLRDYLPPDYSKRGQPMTKIQTLKYTIEYINKLSDILNRA, via the coding sequence ATGCCGCCGCTCTCTCTGGATACTTCTAACATGGATTGTGACATGGAGGTGGTTACAGCCAAAATGCTCTCCGAGTGGAAGAGCCAGGAGAGCGCGTTTGGAGACGAGCAGGACTCACTTCAGTCCAGCTCGCCGGAGTCCTCGCTGGACTCCATGTGCTCTTCACCCGAGATGTTCCTCTGCTCCAGCGGCCATCAGGGCTTCAAGGATTTCTCATTTGGCTTCACGGGACGCAGCGCAACCCCAACGCAAAGGCAGAGCAAGCCCAAGATGTCCATCAAAAGACGCATGAAGGCCAGCGAGAGGGAGAAGATGCGGATGAGGAGTCTCGCGGAGGCGCTGCACCAGCTCCGCGACTACCTGCCGCCGGATTACAGCAAGAGAGGCCAGCCCATGACCAAAATACAAACCCTCAAATACACCATTGAGTACATCAACAAGCTCTCAGACATCCTAAACCGTGCGTAA